A single region of the Anaerohalosphaeraceae bacterium genome encodes:
- a CDS encoding glycosyl hydrolase, with protein sequence MRCLVCWLLLCTLVGPTFAVLSEQEFQNPPAWAGVRCWWWWLNSNVTAEAITRDLEEMKAKGFSGAMIFDAGGAEQRGNAQVPAGPLFGSPEWVKLYQHALREAQRLGLELGLSIQSGWNLGGPNVTADFAAKHLTWSEVQIEGPQQYKQKLPMPENRNWYRDIAVLAFPLKQHKPSDIHWTVQSSSAQQDYPAALVFDGNPDTFWVSGGTEPGQGPSAEKPQWLQFTFEKPIVITGAQILGRPGYGPKRVRIQIDENPPLEAVSIEDGKTKTIEFGKQTGTVFRILFEEAYDLRHPDRPRNVQVAELHWLDENKKPITGTISRPGIQNLQLKIMHDELGMSAPDCRFLLDDIPSVEGEEDASLQDILNLTDHLSADGTLTWTVPAGTWTVLRFGYTPTDARVSTSSGGWQGMVIDYLSRSAFERYWNEVVEPLLEAAGPLKGTVLKQLETDSWECGGMNWSDRFAEDFKKYRGYDPIPYLPVIAGKIIESRQVSNAFLADFRKTLGDCVADNHYAVFAELAHKHNLQIQPESAGPHAGPIDGIKNYGKSDIVMSEFWSPSPHRPTPEVRFFVKQAAAAAHIYGKEIVAAESFTTIGRHWNDVLWKTMKPAMDHEFCAGLNQIFFHTFTCSPKEMGIPGQEYFAGTHVNPQVTWWHHSIPFMQYINRCQYMLRKGRFVADVLYYYGDHVPNIARLKEDDPAKVLPGFDYDITDEVILAKLKVRSGKIVVPGGISYHLLVMPDHKVLSLEALEKVNELLRQGATVLCERPERMVSLVGGLSARQRFEQLTDQLWGEVTPPAGQRTIGTGRLIWGKTARQVLLEDRIRPDFEFSSADSNVQLDYIHYTREDADVYFVSNQTEAVVTADCRFRISGKTPQLWDPVSGQVRPAAFRQTDGRIEVPLRFGPYGSIFVVFQPSAAAQSAPAANYKEYLTVQTLTGPWLVSFDPNWGGPEEIVFPDLLDWSQHEQEGVRFYSGAAVYKKSFQLEKPLQPGREYRLDLGRVEDVGIAKVTLNGKELGILWTPPFQADITSVLKNGVNVLEVEVVNSWRNRLIGDRDLPPDQRRTKTNITVRRDWRLEPSGLLGPVTVLAEKE encoded by the coding sequence ATGCGGTGCCTCGTTTGCTGGCTTCTGCTGTGCACACTTGTTGGGCCGACATTTGCCGTCTTGTCTGAACAGGAGTTTCAAAATCCTCCCGCCTGGGCGGGAGTGCGATGCTGGTGGTGGTGGCTGAACAGCAACGTCACCGCCGAGGCCATCACCCGCGACCTGGAGGAGATGAAAGCCAAGGGATTCAGCGGGGCAATGATTTTTGATGCCGGAGGCGCTGAACAGCGGGGCAATGCCCAGGTCCCTGCCGGGCCGCTCTTTGGAAGTCCGGAGTGGGTCAAACTGTACCAACACGCCCTCCGGGAGGCCCAGCGGCTCGGGCTGGAATTGGGACTGTCTATCCAGAGCGGCTGGAATCTGGGCGGTCCCAATGTAACGGCCGATTTTGCCGCCAAACACCTGACCTGGTCCGAAGTGCAGATTGAGGGCCCGCAGCAGTACAAACAGAAACTGCCGATGCCCGAAAACCGGAATTGGTATCGGGACATTGCTGTGCTGGCTTTTCCTTTGAAGCAGCACAAGCCCTCCGACATCCATTGGACGGTCCAAAGCAGTTCTGCTCAGCAGGATTATCCCGCCGCCCTCGTCTTTGACGGCAATCCGGATACCTTCTGGGTCAGCGGCGGCACCGAACCCGGACAAGGGCCCTCCGCTGAAAAGCCCCAGTGGCTTCAGTTTACCTTTGAAAAACCCATTGTCATCACCGGTGCACAAATCCTGGGCCGGCCCGGCTACGGTCCCAAAAGAGTCCGCATCCAAATTGATGAAAATCCTCCGCTTGAGGCCGTCTCCATCGAAGACGGCAAAACAAAAACAATCGAATTCGGAAAACAAACCGGCACTGTCTTCCGCATCCTTTTTGAAGAGGCCTATGACCTGCGGCATCCCGACCGGCCTCGCAATGTCCAGGTGGCCGAACTGCATTGGCTCGATGAAAACAAAAAACCCATCACCGGAACCATCTCCCGCCCGGGCATTCAGAATCTGCAGCTGAAAATTATGCACGATGAATTGGGGATGTCCGCTCCGGACTGCCGGTTCCTGCTGGATGATATTCCTTCTGTGGAAGGGGAAGAAGACGCCTCTCTGCAGGACATCCTCAACCTGACAGACCATCTGTCGGCCGACGGCACGCTCACGTGGACCGTACCCGCCGGCACCTGGACGGTGCTGCGTTTCGGCTATACGCCCACCGATGCCCGCGTCTCCACCTCCAGCGGCGGCTGGCAGGGCATGGTAATCGATTACCTCAGCCGCAGCGCTTTTGAACGCTACTGGAACGAGGTGGTGGAGCCGTTATTGGAAGCCGCAGGCCCCCTCAAAGGCACCGTCCTTAAGCAGCTGGAGACCGACAGCTGGGAATGCGGCGGAATGAACTGGTCGGACCGTTTTGCCGAAGACTTCAAAAAATACCGCGGCTACGACCCCATTCCGTATCTTCCCGTCATCGCCGGCAAGATTATCGAAAGCCGCCAAGTGTCCAACGCCTTCCTGGCCGACTTCCGCAAGACGCTGGGCGACTGTGTAGCCGACAATCACTATGCGGTTTTTGCGGAATTAGCCCACAAACACAATCTCCAGATTCAGCCCGAATCCGCCGGTCCGCACGCAGGCCCGATTGACGGCATCAAAAATTACGGCAAGAGCGATATCGTCATGTCCGAGTTCTGGTCGCCCTCCCCCCATCGTCCCACACCGGAAGTGCGTTTCTTCGTCAAGCAGGCGGCCGCCGCCGCGCACATTTACGGCAAAGAAATCGTCGCCGCCGAGTCCTTTACCACCATCGGACGCCACTGGAACGATGTGCTCTGGAAGACGATGAAACCCGCCATGGACCACGAGTTCTGCGCCGGACTGAATCAGATTTTCTTCCACACCTTCACCTGCTCGCCCAAAGAGATGGGCATTCCCGGACAAGAGTATTTTGCGGGCACCCACGTCAACCCGCAGGTGACCTGGTGGCATCATTCCATCCCCTTTATGCAGTACATCAACCGCTGCCAATATATGCTCCGCAAAGGCAGATTTGTGGCGGATGTGCTGTATTATTACGGCGATCATGTGCCCAACATCGCCCGGCTCAAGGAAGACGACCCGGCCAAAGTCCTGCCCGGATTCGACTATGACATCACGGATGAAGTCATTCTGGCCAAACTGAAAGTCCGCTCCGGCAAAATCGTCGTTCCTGGCGGCATCTCTTATCATCTGCTGGTCATGCCTGATCACAAAGTCCTTTCGCTTGAGGCCCTCGAAAAAGTCAACGAACTGCTTCGTCAGGGGGCAACGGTCCTCTGTGAGCGTCCGGAACGGATGGTTTCCCTGGTCGGCGGACTGTCGGCCCGGCAGCGTTTCGAGCAGCTGACCGATCAGCTGTGGGGCGAAGTGACCCCGCCTGCCGGTCAGCGCACCATCGGCACCGGCCGGCTCATCTGGGGCAAGACCGCACGCCAGGTCCTGCTCGAAGACCGCATTCGTCCCGACTTCGAATTTTCCAGTGCCGACTCCAATGTGCAGCTGGACTACATTCACTATACCCGCGAGGATGCAGATGTGTATTTTGTCTCCAACCAGACGGAAGCTGTCGTGACGGCCGACTGCCGTTTCCGAATCAGCGGCAAAACACCGCAGCTGTGGGACCCTGTCAGCGGACAGGTCAGACCCGCCGCCTTCCGGCAGACGGACGGACGCATCGAGGTGCCGCTGCGCTTCGGCCCGTACGGTTCCATCTTTGTTGTATTTCAGCCGTCGGCGGCTGCGCAGTCGGCTCCTGCAGCCAATTATAAGGAGTATTTGACTGTCCAGACTCTCACCGGCCCCTGGCTGGTTTCTTTTGACCCCAATTGGGGCGGCCCGGAGGAAATCGTCTTTCCCGACCTGCTCGACTGGAGCCAGCACGAGCAGGAAGGCGTGCGTTTCTACTCCGGGGCGGCGGTCTATAAGAAAAGCTTCCAGCTCGAAAAGCCCCTTCAGCCCGGCCGGGAATATCGGCTGGACCTCGGACGCGTGGAAGATGTCGGCATCGCCAAAGTGACGCTCAACGGCAAAGAGCTGGGGATTCTCTGGACACCGCCGTTTCAGGCGGATATCACCTCCGTGCTGAAAAACGGCGTCAATGTGCTCGAAGTGGAAGTGGTCAACTCCTGGCGCAATCGGCTCATCGGCGACCGGGACCTGCCGCCTGACCAGCGCCGCACCAAAACCAACATTACCGTCCGGCGCGACTGGCGGCTGGAGCCCTCCGGGCTTCTGGGACCCGTGACTGTCCTTGCGGAGAAAGAATAA
- a CDS encoding cytidylate kinase-like family protein, whose translation MSKPTLSAYLRDHLENVNRKQEPGPFLTISRQFGCDGFELGQFLLEKLNQRDELGRWKLYYKELLKQLAEDTGLTEELIEQERRSKPSLFKDFLRGLRKGNVPDGYEIRNKITLMVRTIAYEGYAIIIGQGGAAATYDIDNGLSVRVEAPRDWRIARVSIREKIDKTAAAVKIDEIDKQREFMRRFYEEKNPREPAFAITLDNSIFKKEQMADLILLAMEQKGLIGAAKKP comes from the coding sequence ATGAGCAAGCCAACCTTATCTGCCTATCTTCGGGATCATTTGGAGAATGTAAATCGCAAGCAGGAGCCCGGTCCCTTCTTGACCATTTCGAGGCAGTTCGGCTGTGATGGGTTCGAATTAGGGCAATTTCTTCTGGAAAAACTCAACCAGCGGGACGAATTAGGCCGTTGGAAACTGTATTATAAGGAACTGCTCAAGCAGCTGGCGGAGGATACCGGCCTGACAGAGGAACTGATTGAACAGGAACGGCGGTCCAAGCCGAGTCTTTTTAAGGATTTCCTGCGCGGTTTGCGAAAGGGAAATGTTCCGGACGGGTACGAAATCCGCAACAAAATAACACTAATGGTGCGCACCATTGCCTACGAAGGGTATGCGATTATTATCGGACAGGGAGGGGCGGCGGCGACCTATGATATTGACAACGGTTTGAGTGTTCGGGTGGAGGCGCCGAGAGATTGGAGAATTGCCAGAGTGAGCATACGAGAGAAAATAGATAAAACGGCGGCCGCTGTTAAAATAGATGAAATAGATAAACAGCGAGAGTTTATGCGGCGTTTCTATGAAGAGAAAAATCCCCGTGAGCCGGCGTTTGCGATTACGCTGGACAACTCGATTTTCAAAAAAGAACAGATGGCGGACTTGATTCTTCTGGCGATGGAGCAGAAGGGGCTGATTGGGGCCGCCAAAAAGCCATGA
- a CDS encoding V-type ATP synthase subunit I has translation MAIAPMEKILIVAHRSQAAELLEALQEAGLVHLLDAAQAMVSKEWPELQTEFRRPRELEELLGRLERAIEFLESFAPEPSKGGLFSSRLPVESSRYLSIISGQEAMTLLEETEHLEDRLEELRSEQEQTSEQLHRLLPWRNLTCRLEDLTAFSSVEVYAGMIPVQHAASAQTALEELSCLVETVGQAENRKAFLVLSWGGRTAEIQRVLRSAEFEPMHLEGLQGTPSELIEQCRWRLQEIDQEMGQVRRQAADLSQRSVELKVLADYYRNLLERKTAQAQAAATEQTLFLEGWTKQKDYPRVQEIVRRFSACDVTVLIPMEGEEPPVEIENAGLVRPFETITNLYGVPSPRDVDPTVFLAPFFAVFFGLCLTDAGYGIVLTALLVWVLRKLQGDKRAIQMLLICSILTIAAGAVTGSWFADTIQALLPQEEGSLGARLNLWREKLMLFDPMQDPLIFIGLALGLGYVQILFGLAVAFVNLLQQRRYAEAVFEKLTWIVLLNCLLILGLASQKTVPAFLAAPAGWLALATAAVIFWFTERKSGLAGRIGGGTFAVFSTVFYLGDILSYVRLMALGMVTGGLGMAINILTKLLMDIPYVGFVLGLVLFVAGHGVNIVLSLLSAFVHSLRLQFVEFFPKFFSGGGREFSPLRTRYKHVLVVENQTRKA, from the coding sequence ATGGCCATTGCGCCGATGGAAAAAATCCTGATTGTTGCTCACCGCAGCCAGGCTGCCGAGCTTCTGGAGGCCCTTCAGGAGGCCGGATTGGTGCATCTGCTGGATGCCGCTCAGGCGATGGTGAGCAAGGAATGGCCGGAGCTTCAGACGGAATTCCGCCGGCCCCGGGAGCTGGAAGAGCTGCTCGGACGTCTGGAACGGGCGATCGAGTTTCTCGAATCCTTTGCACCGGAGCCGTCCAAGGGCGGTTTGTTTTCCTCCCGGCTGCCTGTGGAGTCCTCGCGGTATTTGTCTATCATCAGCGGGCAGGAGGCGATGACCCTGCTGGAGGAGACGGAGCATCTGGAAGACCGGCTGGAAGAGCTCCGCAGCGAACAGGAACAGACCTCCGAGCAGCTGCACCGCCTTCTTCCGTGGCGGAATCTGACCTGCCGGCTGGAGGACTTGACGGCTTTTTCGAGCGTGGAGGTGTATGCGGGAATGATTCCCGTTCAGCATGCTGCTTCGGCCCAAACCGCCCTGGAGGAGCTGTCCTGTTTGGTTGAAACGGTCGGCCAGGCGGAGAACCGCAAGGCCTTTTTGGTTCTTTCCTGGGGCGGCCGGACTGCGGAGATTCAGAGGGTTCTCCGCAGTGCGGAGTTTGAACCGATGCACCTGGAGGGGCTCCAGGGAACGCCGTCGGAGCTGATTGAGCAGTGCCGCTGGCGGCTGCAGGAAATTGACCAGGAGATGGGGCAGGTCCGCCGACAGGCCGCCGACCTGTCGCAGCGCAGCGTGGAGCTGAAGGTCCTGGCCGACTACTATCGCAATCTGCTGGAGCGAAAGACCGCTCAGGCCCAGGCGGCGGCGACGGAACAGACGCTCTTTCTGGAGGGCTGGACCAAACAAAAGGATTATCCCCGGGTACAGGAGATTGTCCGTCGGTTCAGCGCCTGCGATGTGACGGTTTTGATTCCGATGGAGGGGGAAGAACCGCCGGTGGAGATTGAAAATGCGGGCCTGGTTCGGCCGTTTGAAACGATTACCAATCTGTATGGTGTGCCTTCGCCCAGAGATGTGGACCCGACCGTATTTTTGGCGCCGTTTTTTGCTGTGTTTTTCGGATTGTGTCTGACGGATGCCGGCTACGGGATTGTCCTGACGGCGCTGCTGGTCTGGGTGCTTCGGAAGCTTCAGGGCGACAAGCGGGCGATTCAGATGCTTTTGATTTGTTCGATTCTGACCATCGCGGCCGGTGCAGTGACCGGAAGCTGGTTTGCCGATACCATCCAGGCGCTGCTGCCGCAGGAGGAAGGCAGTCTGGGGGCCCGTCTGAATCTGTGGCGGGAGAAGCTGATGCTTTTTGACCCGATGCAGGATCCGCTGATTTTTATCGGCCTGGCGCTGGGATTGGGATATGTGCAGATTCTGTTCGGTTTGGCGGTTGCATTTGTCAATCTGCTGCAGCAGCGCCGGTATGCGGAGGCGGTCTTTGAGAAGCTGACATGGATTGTGCTTTTGAACTGTCTGCTGATTCTCGGACTGGCTTCCCAGAAGACGGTTCCGGCTTTTCTGGCGGCGCCGGCCGGATGGCTGGCCCTGGCGACGGCGGCCGTGATTTTCTGGTTTACGGAGCGGAAAAGCGGGCTGGCCGGGCGAATCGGCGGAGGAACCTTTGCCGTATTCAGCACGGTGTTTTATCTGGGGGACATTCTCAGTTATGTGCGTCTGATGGCGCTGGGAATGGTGACCGGCGGGCTGGGAATGGCCATCAATATTCTGACCAAACTGCTGATGGATATCCCGTACGTGGGTTTTGTCCTGGGGCTTGTTCTGTTCGTGGCCGGCCATGGCGTGAATATTGTGCTGTCGCTGCTGAGCGCGTTTGTTCACAGCCTGCGGCTTCAGTTTGTGGAATTTTTCCCGAAGTTTTTCAGCGGGGGCGGACGGGAGTTTTCCCCGCTGCGGACACGGTATAAGCATGTGTTGGTTGTGGAGAATCAAACAAGAAAAGCGTGA
- a CDS encoding V-type ATP synthase subunit K, translating to MEYGLALAFSGAAFATFLAGIGSSIGLGIAGRSASGILSEKPEQYGLMTLLVVLPSTQGIYGLVISLFIMIKINLFGGNLADVSLAEGIQILAASLPVGIAGLFSGIHQGKTCAGGIQMAAKRPEMGVKAGVVYAALIEFYAILGFLVSFLLIFIGIK from the coding sequence ATGGAATACGGATTGGCACTGGCATTCAGCGGAGCGGCGTTTGCAACATTTCTGGCCGGAATCGGCTCCTCTATCGGTCTGGGAATTGCCGGGCGCAGTGCATCGGGCATTCTCAGTGAAAAGCCCGAGCAGTACGGTCTGATGACGCTTCTGGTGGTTCTGCCCAGTACCCAGGGGATTTACGGACTGGTGATTTCGCTGTTTATCATGATTAAAATCAATTTGTTCGGAGGCAATCTGGCGGATGTATCGCTGGCCGAAGGCATCCAGATTCTGGCGGCTTCGCTTCCGGTCGGCATTGCCGGTCTGTTCAGCGGAATTCATCAGGGCAAGACCTGCGCGGGAGGCATCCAAATGGCAGCCAAGCGTCCGGAGATGGGTGTCAAGGCCGGCGTGGTCTATGCAGCGCTGATTGAATTCTACGCCATTTTGGGCTTTTTGGTCTCGTTCCTGCTGATTTTCATCGGCATTAAATAA
- a CDS encoding V-type ATP synthase subunit E, translating into MKAEQVTEKILSEARQEAERILDEARRQVQARQEAFERESAAFEQETEQLARRSAEDKQARMLAAARMELRKKILAAKRELLDEVFEKAYQRLNRQEDGAYLELMGRLLMQAVVTGDEEVVVGRNETRINQDFLKQINKRLGPGYKGNLRLSSERADLDGGFLLRRGKVQVNCSLKVLLEQIRERIEMELAEKLFGN; encoded by the coding sequence ATGAAAGCCGAGCAGGTCACGGAGAAAATCCTCAGCGAAGCCAGGCAGGAGGCGGAGCGGATTCTGGACGAGGCGCGCCGCCAGGTTCAGGCCCGACAGGAGGCGTTTGAGCGGGAATCCGCGGCATTCGAGCAGGAGACGGAGCAGCTGGCCCGCCGCAGCGCCGAGGACAAACAGGCGCGGATGCTGGCGGCGGCCCGGATGGAGCTGCGGAAAAAGATTTTGGCTGCCAAGAGAGAGCTGCTGGATGAGGTGTTCGAAAAAGCCTATCAGCGGCTGAACCGGCAGGAGGACGGCGCCTATCTGGAGCTGATGGGCCGGCTTCTGATGCAGGCGGTTGTTACCGGCGATGAAGAAGTGGTCGTCGGCAGAAACGAAACGCGGATTAATCAGGATTTTCTCAAGCAAATCAACAAGCGTCTGGGGCCGGGCTACAAGGGCAATCTGCGGCTTTCGTCCGAGCGGGCGGATCTGGACGGAGGATTTCTCCTTCGTCGGGGCAAAGTGCAGGTCAACTGCTCGCTGAAGGTGCTGCTGGAACAGATTCGTGAACGAATAGAGATGGAACTGGCTGAAAAATTATTCGGCAACTGA
- a CDS encoding V-type ATPase subunit, whose translation MDSFPPILDFYRYPPIGEEDWRYVYATARVRVLETLMLKRSMLSELAHADGFETAAELLSGTEYAVGRQASAEEIEQVLLGRRRQVRQLFVQLAEEPGFVQMFQAREDFSNMRLAVRRVVTDRPLGTDYSPEGAVPAEEFEEIFEQENYQRFPEYLQEAVEAAVLAYYENKDVRQIDYAIDRVEAAWRVRHSLAIGSVFCLSLSRIRIDLHNIRTMLRLKAAERTERNLFLPDGFVDTARFLQGLEHGYDTLASLFAATPYQELVEEAVRYLREKGSFLALERGCEDYLMEFLKTTRQLAAGPQPIAAYLLMKEAEIRTVRMLLMGKKNGLSTELLLDRLGTWMD comes from the coding sequence ATGGATTCGTTTCCGCCCATTCTGGATTTTTACCGGTATCCTCCAATCGGCGAGGAAGACTGGCGGTATGTGTACGCGACCGCGCGGGTTCGCGTGCTGGAAACGCTGATGCTCAAGCGGTCGATGCTGTCGGAGCTGGCTCATGCGGACGGGTTCGAAACGGCCGCGGAGCTGCTGAGCGGAACGGAATATGCCGTCGGTCGGCAGGCGTCGGCAGAGGAAATCGAACAGGTGCTTCTGGGCCGCCGGCGTCAGGTGCGGCAGCTGTTTGTGCAGCTGGCGGAGGAGCCGGGGTTTGTGCAGATGTTTCAGGCACGGGAGGATTTTTCCAATATGCGTCTGGCCGTGCGCCGCGTCGTTACGGACAGACCCCTGGGCACGGACTACAGCCCGGAGGGAGCGGTTCCGGCGGAGGAGTTTGAGGAAATTTTCGAACAGGAAAACTATCAGCGGTTTCCGGAGTATCTGCAGGAAGCGGTGGAGGCCGCCGTTCTGGCCTACTATGAAAACAAGGATGTTCGGCAGATTGATTACGCCATCGACCGGGTGGAGGCCGCCTGGCGGGTTCGGCACAGTCTGGCCATCGGCAGCGTCTTCTGTCTGTCGCTGTCGCGGATTCGAATTGATTTGCACAATATCCGGACGATGCTGCGGCTGAAAGCCGCCGAACGGACGGAGCGGAATCTGTTTCTGCCGGACGGTTTTGTGGATACGGCCCGGTTTCTCCAGGGGCTTGAGCATGGCTACGATACGCTGGCGTCGCTGTTTGCGGCGACTCCCTATCAGGAACTGGTGGAGGAAGCGGTCCGGTATCTGCGGGAAAAGGGGTCGTTTCTGGCCCTCGAGCGGGGCTGTGAAGATTATCTGATGGAATTTCTGAAGACCACGCGTCAGCTGGCGGCGGGTCCGCAGCCGATTGCGGCTTATCTGCTGATGAAGGAGGCGGAGATTCGAACGGTTCGGATGCTGCTGATGGGCAAGAAAAACGGCCTGTCAACCGAACTGCTGCTGGACCGGCTGGGGACGTGGATGGATTAA
- a CDS encoding V-type ATP synthase subunit F translates to MEGKAAVLGTADFVMPFSALGLDTFAVEPTSEAVQETARVILRQQYTLVVVAENVARQAQSVFDTTMRKALPCVVVVPFTAEPSGIATESLGRLIKLAAGINILKH, encoded by the coding sequence ATGGAAGGCAAAGCAGCCGTATTGGGAACAGCGGATTTTGTGATGCCGTTTTCGGCGCTGGGGCTGGATACGTTCGCCGTGGAGCCGACTTCCGAAGCGGTGCAGGAGACGGCCCGGGTCATCCTCCGCCAGCAGTACACGCTGGTGGTGGTGGCGGAAAATGTGGCCCGCCAGGCCCAGTCGGTTTTTGATACGACGATGCGGAAGGCCCTGCCCTGTGTGGTGGTGGTGCCGTTTACCGCCGAACCGTCCGGGATTGCAACCGAATCGCTCGGGCGGCTGATTAAACTGGCCGCCGGTATCAATATTCTCAAGCATTAG
- a CDS encoding V-type ATP synthase subunit A, whose amino-acid sequence MTEQKIGRIVKVAGPVVVAEGMTGAHMYDVVRVGEENLIGEIVELHGDRASIQVYEDTVGIGPGEKVVNTGAPLSVELGPGLISNIYDGIQRPLSALVEAQGSFIKRGSDIPGLPRDKKWHFRPTLQNGTEVGPGDILGEVQESTLVRHKIMVPPGVRGRLEGLSEGEFTVTDKIGTVQTKDGERVLTLMQKWPVRRPRPVQQRLNPNKVLLTGQRVIDAFFPIAKGGTACVPGPFGTGKTVVQHQLAKWVDADIVVYIGCGERGNEMTDVLREFPELIDPHSGEPLMKRVVLLANTSDMPVAAREASVYTGITIAEYFRDMGLSVALMADSTSRWAEAMREISTRLEEMPAEEGYPAYLGARIASFYERAGRVICSGSPQREGALSIIGAVSPPGGDLSDSVVQATLHVVKVFWSLLARLAQQRHFPAIDWLTSYSFYKQYLAETFEDKDKGREFVQMTKEAMALLEQEAQLVEIVRLVGAEAISAADRMALETAKSIREDFLHQNAFHKVDTYTPIDKQYDMLSLILHFHRQGLAAIERGVETAELFALPVREDIARAKYIDYAEADKIRAIRDKIDAQIKELASSAAAK is encoded by the coding sequence ATGACGGAACAAAAAATCGGAAGAATCGTCAAGGTGGCCGGCCCGGTGGTGGTGGCCGAAGGAATGACCGGCGCTCATATGTACGATGTGGTTCGCGTCGGCGAAGAAAACCTCATCGGGGAAATTGTGGAGCTGCACGGCGACCGGGCCAGCATTCAGGTCTATGAAGACACGGTCGGCATCGGTCCCGGGGAGAAGGTGGTCAATACCGGCGCCCCGCTGAGTGTGGAACTGGGGCCCGGGCTGATTTCGAACATCTATGACGGCATCCAGCGTCCGCTGAGCGCTCTGGTGGAAGCGCAGGGCAGCTTCATCAAGCGCGGCAGCGATATTCCGGGCCTTCCGCGGGACAAAAAATGGCACTTCCGCCCGACCCTCCAGAACGGCACCGAAGTCGGGCCCGGGGATATTCTGGGCGAGGTGCAGGAATCAACCCTGGTTCGGCACAAGATTATGGTGCCGCCCGGCGTGCGGGGACGGCTGGAGGGCCTCTCGGAGGGCGAGTTTACCGTTACGGACAAGATTGGTACGGTCCAAACGAAGGACGGCGAGCGGGTGCTGACGCTGATGCAGAAGTGGCCTGTGCGGCGGCCCCGTCCGGTTCAGCAGCGGCTGAATCCCAACAAGGTGCTTCTGACGGGCCAGCGTGTGATTGATGCATTTTTCCCGATTGCCAAGGGCGGAACGGCCTGTGTGCCCGGTCCGTTCGGCACCGGCAAAACGGTTGTCCAGCACCAGCTGGCCAAGTGGGTGGATGCCGACATCGTGGTGTATATCGGATGCGGCGAGCGCGGCAACGAAATGACGGACGTGCTCAGGGAGTTTCCCGAACTGATCGACCCGCACAGCGGCGAGCCGCTGATGAAACGGGTTGTTCTGCTGGCCAACACGTCGGATATGCCTGTGGCGGCGCGGGAAGCGTCGGTTTATACCGGCATCACGATTGCCGAATATTTCCGCGATATGGGACTGTCGGTGGCGCTGATGGCTGACAGCACCAGCCGATGGGCGGAGGCGATGCGGGAAATCTCCACGCGGCTGGAGGAAATGCCCGCCGAAGAAGGGTATCCGGCCTATCTGGGGGCGCGAATCGCCTCCTTCTATGAGCGGGCCGGCCGGGTCATCTGCTCCGGAAGCCCGCAGCGGGAAGGGGCCCTGTCCATCATCGGGGCCGTCAGTCCGCCCGGCGGCGACCTGTCCGATTCGGTGGTGCAGGCCACCCTGCACGTCGTGAAGGTCTTCTGGTCTCTGCTGGCCCGGCTGGCCCAGCAGCGGCACTTCCCGGCGATTGACTGGCTGACCAGTTATTCCTTCTATAAGCAGTATCTGGCGGAGACCTTTGAGGACAAAGACAAGGGACGCGAGTTCGTTCAGATGACCAAAGAGGCGATGGCTCTGCTGGAACAGGAAGCCCAGCTGGTGGAAATCGTCCGTCTGGTCGGAGCGGAGGCCATCAGTGCCGCCGACCGGATGGCCCTCGAAACGGCCAAGAGCATCCGCGAGGACTTCCTGCACCAGAACGCCTTCCACAAGGTGGATACCTACACGCCGATTGACAAGCAGTATGATATGCTCAGTCTGATTCTGCATTTTCATCGGCAGGGGCTGGCGGCGATTGAGCGCGGCGTAGAAACGGCGGAGCTGTTCGCCCTGCCGGTTCGGGAGGATATCGCCCGGGCCAAATACATTGATTATGCCGAGGCGGACAAGATTCGGGCGATTCGGGACAAAATCGACGCCCAGATTAAGGAACTTGCCTCTTCTGCGGCGGCCAAGTAA